A single genomic interval of Ruminococcus sp. NK3A76 harbors:
- the carB gene encoding carbamoyl-phosphate synthase large subunit, which yields MPLNKDIKRVLVIGSGPIVIGQAAEFDYAGTQACRALKEEGLEVILINSNPATIMTDNHMADKIYIEPLTLETVKRVIKKERPDSVLSTLGGQTGLTLSMQLAKEGFLDKYGVKLLGANPETIDKAEDRQMFKDTMESIGQPCIPSLVVNDVESAVDFANEPGIGYPLIIRPAFTLGGTGGGIVNNEEELREITRNGLYLSPITQVLVEKCIAGWKEIEFEVMRDSKGNVITVCSMENFDPVGVHTGDSIVIAPCVTLADKEYQMLRSAALKIIDTLKVEGGCNCQFALDPETFDYAVIEVNPRVSRSSALASKATGYPIAKVAAKIAIGYTLDEIKNAVTGKTCACFEPALDYVVVKLPKWPFDKFVYAKRELGTQMKATGEVMAIGTTFEQAIMKAVRGAEIGHDCLISPKFEALSDEEIRNKLHDCNDERLFVVYEALRRGVTVDEIHSITKIDEWFLYKLTKLINIERELAKGILTYDLYTEAKKLGYPDCVIERLSGCMVEKPLSAVYKMVDTCAAEFSAQTPYFYSTYDNDDEAAEFIADKASGNKTVIVFGSGPIRIGQGIEFDYASVHCVWALKEKGFDVVIVNNNPETVSTDFDTADRLYFEPLTNEDVYNIIKVEKPYGVVVAFGGQTAIKLTKFLASKGVNILGTPPDSIDAAEDRERFDELLERLQIKRPKGDTVMTCDEALKAANEIGYPVLMRPSYVLGGQNMIIAFTDDDIREYMAIILAQGIENPVLIDKYLMGTELEIDAICDGEEILIPGIMEHIERTGIHSGDSIAVYPAWNVSDSLMRRIVDCSRKLAVALNTKGLVNIQYIAYHDELYIIEVNPRSSRTIPYISKVTGVPMVDLATRCMLGEKLADMGYGTGLYRNSPYVAVKVPVFSFEKLIDVDNQLGPEMKSTGEVLAVSSSLEESLYKGLIAAGYKLGKKGGVFITVRDSDKREIPQTAKKFYDLGFKIYATKGTAAVLEEHGIPAEAVPKIHESDHNTLTLIESGKVGYVISTSSKGRIPTRDSVKIRRKTVEWNIPCLTSIDTANAIADSIRSKFTESTTEIVDINHMRTEKHKIEFTKMHGCGNDYIYINCFEQTIDNPEGLALELSDRHFGIGGDGIILICPSKVADGKMRIFNLDGSEGKMCGNGIRCVAKFMRDNGIVDRDEMKIETLSGIMSVSLQRHYGQVNGATVNMGAAILKPSLIPTTLPEDDNGLVVNRPLDIDGETYNVTCVSMGNPHCVTFMNNIDSIEIEKLGPKFEFNSVFPDRVNTEFIKVIDETTLKMRVWERGSGETWACGTGACAATVAAVLNGYCPKNTDITVRLKGGDLVIKVTDDAVYMTGNAVTVFKGEITV from the coding sequence ATGCCTTTAAATAAAGATATTAAACGTGTTCTCGTGATAGGCTCAGGCCCTATAGTAATAGGCCAGGCAGCTGAGTTTGACTATGCGGGTACACAGGCGTGCCGTGCGCTCAAGGAAGAAGGGCTTGAGGTTATCCTTATAAATTCCAACCCTGCTACCATTATGACGGATAACCACATGGCTGATAAGATATATATCGAGCCGCTCACACTTGAAACGGTAAAGCGTGTCATCAAGAAAGAGCGCCCTGACTCGGTACTCTCTACCCTCGGCGGCCAGACAGGTCTTACACTGTCCATGCAGCTTGCAAAAGAGGGCTTCCTTGATAAATACGGCGTAAAGCTCCTGGGCGCAAACCCTGAGACGATTGATAAGGCTGAGGACAGACAGATGTTCAAGGATACTATGGAGTCTATCGGCCAGCCTTGTATACCTTCGCTCGTTGTCAATGACGTTGAGAGCGCTGTTGATTTTGCAAACGAGCCCGGTATTGGCTATCCGCTCATTATCCGCCCTGCATTCACCCTTGGCGGTACAGGCGGCGGAATAGTCAACAACGAGGAGGAGCTCCGTGAGATAACAAGAAACGGCCTCTACCTTTCGCCTATAACACAGGTCCTCGTTGAGAAGTGTATCGCAGGCTGGAAGGAGATAGAGTTCGAGGTAATGCGTGACTCAAAGGGCAACGTCATCACCGTCTGCTCTATGGAGAACTTCGACCCTGTCGGTGTTCATACAGGCGACTCTATCGTTATCGCTCCGTGCGTAACACTTGCTGATAAGGAGTATCAGATGCTCCGTTCGGCAGCTCTTAAGATAATAGATACTTTAAAGGTAGAGGGCGGCTGTAACTGCCAGTTCGCACTCGACCCTGAGACTTTTGACTATGCAGTGATCGAAGTAAACCCCAGAGTTTCACGTTCGTCAGCACTTGCTTCAAAGGCTACAGGCTACCCGATAGCAAAGGTAGCAGCAAAGATAGCTATCGGCTATACTCTTGATGAGATAAAGAACGCCGTTACCGGCAAGACCTGTGCCTGCTTTGAGCCTGCACTCGACTATGTAGTTGTAAAGCTGCCTAAGTGGCCGTTTGATAAGTTCGTTTACGCTAAGCGTGAGCTCGGTACTCAGATGAAGGCTACCGGAGAGGTAATGGCTATAGGCACTACCTTCGAGCAGGCTATCATGAAGGCTGTAAGAGGTGCTGAGATAGGCCACGACTGCCTTATCTCGCCTAAGTTTGAAGCTCTTTCTGATGAGGAGATAAGAAACAAGCTCCATGACTGCAACGATGAGCGTCTTTTCGTTGTTTATGAGGCATTAAGACGTGGCGTTACAGTTGATGAGATACATAGCATCACAAAGATAGACGAGTGGTTCCTCTATAAGCTCACAAAGCTTATCAACATCGAGCGTGAGCTTGCAAAGGGCATACTTACCTATGACCTTTATACCGAAGCTAAGAAGCTCGGCTACCCTGACTGCGTTATTGAGCGCCTTTCCGGCTGTATGGTCGAAAAGCCCCTCTCGGCTGTTTATAAAATGGTCGATACCTGCGCTGCTGAATTCTCTGCGCAGACACCTTATTTCTACTCGACCTACGACAACGACGACGAAGCTGCTGAGTTTATCGCCGATAAGGCAAGCGGCAATAAGACAGTCATCGTATTCGGTTCAGGCCCTATCAGAATAGGCCAGGGTATCGAGTTCGACTATGCTTCCGTTCACTGCGTGTGGGCATTAAAGGAAAAGGGCTTTGACGTTGTTATCGTAAATAACAACCCCGAAACTGTTTCTACAGACTTTGATACAGCTGACAGGCTTTATTTCGAGCCGCTGACTAATGAAGATGTATATAACATCATCAAGGTCGAGAAGCCATACGGCGTTGTTGTTGCATTCGGCGGTCAGACAGCTATCAAGCTCACAAAATTCTTGGCAAGCAAGGGTGTCAATATCCTCGGTACACCTCCTGACAGCATAGATGCCGCAGAGGACAGAGAGCGTTTTGATGAGCTTCTTGAAAGGCTCCAGATAAAGCGCCCCAAGGGTGACACTGTAATGACCTGCGACGAGGCATTGAAGGCAGCAAATGAGATAGGCTATCCTGTTCTTATGCGTCCCTCTTACGTTCTCGGCGGTCAGAATATGATAATCGCCTTTACCGATGACGATATCAGAGAGTATATGGCGATAATACTTGCACAGGGTATCGAGAACCCCGTGCTTATAGACAAGTATCTCATGGGCACAGAGCTTGAGATAGACGCTATCTGCGACGGAGAGGAGATACTTATCCCCGGTATCATGGAGCATATCGAGAGAACTGGTATTCACTCCGGCGACTCGATAGCCGTATATCCTGCATGGAATGTCTCCGACAGCCTTATGAGACGTATAGTTGACTGCTCACGCAAGCTCGCTGTTGCGCTCAATACAAAGGGTCTTGTAAATATCCAGTATATCGCATACCACGATGAGCTTTATATAATCGAAGTCAACCCCCGTTCTTCAAGAACGATTCCCTATATCTCCAAGGTAACAGGCGTGCCTATGGTAGACCTTGCAACAAGGTGTATGCTCGGCGAAAAGCTCGCAGATATGGGCTACGGCACAGGGCTTTACAGAAATTCACCATACGTTGCAGTCAAGGTGCCTGTGTTCAGCTTTGAAAAGCTTATAGACGTTGATAACCAGTTGGGCCCTGAGATGAAATCGACAGGCGAGGTGCTTGCGGTTTCAAGCTCACTTGAGGAGTCGCTTTATAAAGGCCTTATCGCTGCCGGCTATAAGCTCGGCAAGAAGGGCGGCGTGTTTATCACAGTCCGTGACTCTGACAAGAGAGAGATTCCGCAGACAGCCAAGAAGTTCTATGACTTAGGTTTTAAGATATACGCTACAAAGGGTACAGCCGCAGTGCTTGAAGAGCACGGCATACCTGCCGAGGCTGTTCCGAAGATCCACGAGAGCGACCATAACACACTTACCCTCATCGAGAGCGGCAAGGTGGGCTACGTTATCTCGACATCTTCCAAGGGCAGGATACCCACAAGAGATTCCGTTAAGATAAGAAGAAAGACAGTAGAATGGAATATTCCCTGCCTTACATCTATAGATACAGCTAATGCTATAGCAGACTCTATACGCTCGAAGTTCACCGAATCGACTACCGAGATAGTTGATATCAACCACATGAGAACCGAGAAGCACAAGATAGAGTTCACAAAGATGCATGGCTGCGGCAACGACTATATCTACATCAACTGCTTCGAGCAGACTATAGACAACCCCGAGGGTCTTGCACTTGAACTGTCTGACAGACACTTCGGCATAGGCGGCGACGGTATCATACTTATCTGCCCGTCAAAGGTCGCAGACGGTAAGATGCGTATATTCAACCTTGACGGCTCAGAGGGCAAGATGTGCGGCAATGGCATCAGATGCGTGGCTAAATTCATGCGTGACAACGGCATCGTTGACCGTGACGAGATGAAGATAGAAACACTAAGCGGCATTATGAGCGTATCGCTCCAGCGCCACTACGGCCAGGTAAACGGTGCGACAGTAAATATGGGTGCGGCAATACTTAAGCCCTCGCTCATACCTACAACACTCCCTGAGGACGACAACGGTCTTGTAGTCAACAGGCCGCTCGATATCGACGGTGAGACATATAACGTTACCTGCGTATCAATGGGCAACCCCCACTGCGTAACGTTCATGAACAATATCGACAGCATCGAGATAGAAAAGCTCGGGCCTAAGTTCGAGTTCAACAGCGTGTTCCCTGACAGAGTCAATACCGAGTTTATCAAGGTGATCGACGAGACGACCCTTAAGATGCGTGTATGGGAGCGTGGCTCGGGCGAGACATGGGCTTGCGGCACAGGTGCCTGCGCAGCAACAGTTGCAGCTGTATTAAACGGCTACTGCCCGAAGAACACCGACATTACAGTAAGACTCAAAGGCGGTGACCTTGTTATCAAGGTAACTGACGATGCAGTTTATATGACAGGTAATGCTGTGACTGTATTCAAGGGCGAGATAACTGTATAA
- a CDS encoding carbamoyl phosphate synthase small subunit: MVQKAYLILENGTIFEGKSFGASGEAVGEIVFTTAMTGYLETLTDPSYYGQIVCQTFPLIGNYGVIPADFESERPHLKAYIVRDRCQEPSNFRCEGDLDTFLKKEGIVGIYGIDTRALTKIVREYGVMNGKVVTEGSGSGFGLSELKNYTIKDAVKNTTCKEEHTETPVSVKRRVVLWDFGAKANIERELVNRGCEVTVIPAGTKAERIFELAPDGIMLSNGPGDPAENVEIIAELAKVCEKKIPTFGICLGHQLLALSQGAKTSKLKYGHRGANQPCENVETGRVYITSQNHGYAVDNDSVPEGGKIWFKNANDGTCEGIKYDSMPAFSVQFHPEACGGPLDTGFLFDEFMELIDKAK, from the coding sequence ATAGTGCAAAAGGCATATCTTATACTTGAAAACGGCACTATATTCGAGGGCAAGAGCTTCGGAGCTTCCGGTGAAGCTGTTGGTGAGATAGTTTTTACTACTGCAATGACAGGCTATCTTGAAACACTTACCGACCCCAGCTATTATGGCCAGATAGTTTGTCAGACATTTCCTCTTATAGGAAATTATGGCGTTATTCCCGCTGATTTTGAAAGCGAGCGTCCTCATTTGAAGGCTTATATTGTCAGAGACAGGTGTCAGGAGCCCAGCAACTTCCGCTGCGAGGGTGATCTTGACACTTTTTTAAAGAAAGAAGGAATCGTCGGTATCTACGGTATCGACACCAGAGCACTTACCAAGATCGTGCGTGAATACGGCGTTATGAACGGCAAGGTGGTAACAGAGGGCTCAGGCTCGGGCTTCGGCCTTTCAGAGCTTAAGAACTATACCATAAAAGATGCCGTGAAGAACACAACTTGCAAGGAAGAGCATACAGAGACTCCCGTCAGCGTCAAGAGACGTGTAGTGCTGTGGGATTTCGGCGCTAAGGCTAATATCGAGCGTGAGCTCGTAAACAGAGGCTGCGAGGTGACTGTTATCCCTGCCGGCACAAAGGCAGAGAGGATATTCGAGCTTGCTCCTGACGGTATAATGCTTTCAAACGGCCCCGGCGACCCGGCAGAGAATGTAGAGATAATCGCCGAGCTTGCAAAGGTCTGCGAGAAGAAGATACCGACCTTCGGTATATGCCTTGGCCACCAGCTGCTCGCTCTTTCACAGGGCGCTAAGACCAGTAAGCTCAAATACGGCCACAGAGGTGCTAACCAGCCCTGCGAGAACGTTGAGACAGGCAGAGTGTATATCACCAGCCAGAACCACGGCTATGCAGTCGATAACGACAGTGTCCCCGAGGGCGGAAAGATATGGTTCAAAAATGCAAACGACGGTACCTGCGAGGGTATAAAGTATGACAGTATGCCGGCATTCTCGGTGCAGTTCCACCCCGAAGCCTGCGGCGGCCCTCTTGATACCGGGTTCCTGTTTGATGAGTTTATGGAGCTTATCGACAAGGCAAAGTAA
- a CDS encoding C40 family peptidase: MYIKARIKKIVAMAAAFLITATVIGSNINQSVPVISATPDEYRQRLARLDEKQEELDKKIYSKASDIESQVEKLDAIKEQIDTVNEKIKLVEDNIKQTEDEMATLAGELYETKHQIEVKTEEIKKGLDDFSGRLRAMYVAGTESYTDVIMNSEDFYDVLMRLELIQRVAEHDNQVLDDLIAQKNDLEAKQVTLEEQSEKLKAKSLEFQEQNDELTEQKTKLDYLKEESDKTLQELTADKAELDAQAEELKAKISSVSEEAKTATTTTTTTTTTTTTTPPPVYTQGWVDYSDDDDDDDDDWTPSPGVYTTTTQAPEPSRPAQELLNDSSRQEKIDIVLNYALSNVGGAYVWAGSNFRATDCSGLVMLSYGQIGMSLPHYAASQAYYGTSVSYNDMIPGDVIFFGYGSYASIYHVGIYLGNGRMVEAQCEETGIVISNLSNVLTYSQITAIKRYI, translated from the coding sequence ATGTATATAAAAGCAAGAATAAAGAAAATAGTCGCTATGGCGGCGGCTTTTCTGATAACAGCGACCGTTATAGGCTCGAACATCAATCAGTCTGTGCCGGTGATAAGCGCAACGCCTGACGAGTACAGGCAGAGGCTCGCAAGGCTCGATGAGAAGCAGGAGGAGCTTGACAAGAAGATATATTCCAAGGCTTCTGATATAGAATCTCAGGTAGAAAAGCTCGACGCTATAAAGGAACAGATAGACACCGTAAACGAGAAGATAAAGCTCGTTGAGGACAATATAAAGCAGACTGAGGACGAAATGGCCACCCTCGCAGGTGAGCTCTACGAGACAAAGCATCAGATAGAGGTAAAGACCGAGGAGATAAAGAAGGGTCTTGACGATTTCAGCGGAAGGCTCAGGGCTATGTATGTTGCAGGCACTGAGAGCTACACTGATGTTATCATGAACTCGGAGGATTTCTACGATGTGCTCATGAGACTGGAGCTTATACAGCGTGTGGCAGAGCATGACAATCAGGTGCTTGATGACCTTATCGCTCAGAAGAACGACCTCGAAGCCAAGCAGGTAACGCTTGAAGAACAGTCGGAAAAGTTAAAGGCAAAGAGCCTTGAATTCCAGGAGCAGAATGACGAGCTGACAGAGCAGAAAACAAAGCTCGATTACTTAAAGGAAGAGTCTGACAAGACCTTGCAGGAGCTGACAGCTGACAAGGCAGAGCTCGATGCACAGGCTGAGGAATTAAAGGCCAAGATATCCTCTGTTTCCGAAGAAGCAAAGACTGCAACTACGACTACAACAACTACCACGACTACGACCACAACGACTCCTCCCCCTGTATACACTCAGGGCTGGGTGGATTATTCTGACGACGACGACGATGACGATGATGACTGGACACCGTCGCCCGGAGTATACACAACGACAACACAGGCTCCCGAGCCTTCACGTCCTGCACAGGAGCTTTTAAACGACAGCTCACGTCAGGAGAAGATAGACATCGTACTTAACTACGCTCTCTCGAATGTAGGCGGTGCGTATGTATGGGCAGGCTCGAACTTCAGAGCTACCGACTGCTCGGGTCTTGTAATGCTCTCATACGGTCAGATAGGTATGTCGCTCCCCCACTATGCTGCATCTCAGGCATACTACGGCACGAGCGTTTCATACAATGATATGATACCCGGCGATGTAATATTCTTTGGTTACGGCTCATATGCATCTATCTACCACGTTGGCATCTATCTCGGCAACGGCAGAATGGTCGAGGCTCAGTGTGAGGAAACAGGTATCGTTATATCGAACCTCTCGAATGTTCTTACATACAGCCAGATAACAGCTATCAAGAGATACATTTAA
- a CDS encoding ammonium transporter, with protein sequence MELEKIMEAISETNSAIYGVWFMIAVALVFFMQAGFAMVETGFTRAKNAGNIIMKNLMDFCIGTVMFIAIGFGLLLGEDAMGIIGKPGFDIFTSYDNFAWDQFVFNLVFCATTATIVSGAMAERTKFLSYCVYSAVISAFIYPVEAHWIWGGGWLAELGFHDLSGSCAIHMVGGVCALIGAKMVGPRIGKFTKAKDGEIKVNAIPGHNLTLGALGCFILWFGWYGFNPAAASEVGQLDSIFLTTTVAPAVATVVCMIFTWLKYGKPDVSMCLNASLAGLVGITAGCDVLDCFGAIMVGVVSGLLVCFGVWLLDYKLHIDDPVGAVAVHMMNGIWGTLAVGLFATSSAPGYHIQLEAGGIKEEGLLYGGGFEQLGLQALGVVSVAGWAAIAITITFLIIKATLGLRVSEQEEIIGLDATEHGLVSSYADFAPSMGEISMHGYTKDDAKSVTKVEAPAKPVVPVEKAVEVESYTTDIDTNKFTKIVVVFKQTKLAEFIHAMDQIGITGITVTNVMGCGMQSGSKNYYRGTAVETTLLPKVKAEIVVCKVPARTVIDAAKAALYTGSYGDGKIFVYDIENVIKIRTGEEGYDALQDSGDD encoded by the coding sequence ATGGAACTGGAAAAAATCATGGAGGCCATCAGTGAGACCAACTCGGCGATATACGGCGTGTGGTTCATGATAGCCGTAGCGCTTGTGTTCTTTATGCAGGCGGGCTTTGCAATGGTGGAGACGGGCTTTACCCGTGCTAAAAATGCAGGCAACATCATCATGAAAAACCTTATGGATTTCTGTATCGGTACAGTAATGTTCATAGCAATAGGCTTCGGCCTTCTTCTCGGTGAAGATGCAATGGGCATCATCGGTAAGCCCGGCTTTGATATCTTCACAAGCTACGACAACTTCGCATGGGATCAGTTCGTATTCAACCTCGTGTTCTGTGCTACAACTGCTACTATAGTATCAGGCGCTATGGCTGAAAGAACTAAGTTCTTATCCTACTGCGTATACTCAGCAGTAATCTCAGCTTTCATCTATCCGGTAGAAGCACACTGGATATGGGGCGGCGGCTGGCTCGCAGAGCTTGGTTTCCACGATCTTTCGGGTTCCTGCGCTATACATATGGTCGGCGGCGTTTGCGCACTTATCGGTGCTAAGATGGTCGGCCCCCGTATAGGCAAATTCACAAAGGCTAAGGACGGCGAGATCAAAGTAAACGCTATTCCCGGTCATAACCTCACACTCGGCGCACTCGGCTGCTTCATTCTCTGGTTCGGCTGGTATGGCTTCAACCCGGCAGCTGCTTCTGAGGTAGGTCAGCTCGACTCTATCTTCCTTACAACAACAGTGGCTCCTGCAGTTGCAACAGTTGTATGTATGATATTCACATGGCTCAAATATGGCAAGCCTGATGTTTCAATGTGCCTTAACGCATCTCTTGCTGGTCTTGTCGGCATCACAGCAGGCTGCGACGTGCTCGACTGCTTCGGTGCTATAATGGTCGGCGTTGTTTCCGGTCTTCTCGTATGCTTCGGCGTATGGCTCCTTGACTATAAGCTCCACATAGACGACCCTGTCGGTGCGGTAGCAGTTCATATGATGAACGGTATCTGGGGCACACTTGCTGTAGGTCTTTTCGCAACATCTTCTGCACCCGGCTATCATATCCAGCTTGAAGCAGGCGGCATCAAGGAAGAAGGCCTTCTCTATGGCGGCGGTTTTGAGCAGTTAGGTCTTCAGGCTCTCGGCGTAGTTTCAGTAGCAGGCTGGGCAGCAATAGCTATCACAATAACATTCCTTATTATAAAGGCAACACTTGGTCTTAGAGTTTCCGAGCAGGAAGAGATCATAGGTCTTGACGCTACAGAGCACGGCCTCGTATCCTCTTATGCAGACTTCGCTCCTTCTATGGGTGAGATCTCAATGCACGGCTATACAAAGGACGACGCTAAGAGCGTAACAAAGGTCGAAGCTCCTGCTAAGCCTGTAGTTCCTGTAGAAAAGGCTGTAGAGGTAGAGAGCTACACAACAGACATCGACACAAACAAGTTCACAAAGATAGTTGTAGTATTCAAGCAGACAAAGCTCGCAGAATTCATACACGCTATGGATCAGATAGGCATAACCGGTATCACAGTAACAAACGTTATGGGCTGCGGTATGCAGAGCGGCTCCAAGAACTACTACAGAGGTACTGCTGTAGAGACAACACTTCTTCCTAAAGTAAAGGCTGAGATAGTTGTCTGCAAGGTACCTGCAAGAACTGTCATAGACGCTGCCAAGGCAGCACTTTACACCGGCAGCTACGGTGACGGTAAGATCTTCGTATACGACATCGAGAACGTCATCAAGATCCGTACCGGTGAGGAAGGCTACGATGCCCTTCAGGACAGCGGCGATGACTAA